In Streptomyces hawaiiensis, one genomic interval encodes:
- the rplP gene encoding 50S ribosomal protein L16, with protein sequence MLIPRRVKHRKQHHPKRSGMAKGGTEVAFGEYGIQALTPAYVTNRQIEAARIAMTRHIKRGGKVWINIYPDRPLTKKPAETRMGSGKGSPEWWIANVKPGRVMFELSYPNEKIAREALTRAAHKLPMKCKIVKREAGEA encoded by the coding sequence ATGCTGATCCCCCGTAGGGTCAAGCACCGCAAGCAGCACCACCCCAAGCGCAGCGGTATGGCCAAGGGTGGCACTGAGGTCGCGTTCGGCGAGTACGGCATCCAGGCGCTGACCCCGGCGTATGTGACGAACCGTCAGATCGAGGCCGCTCGTATCGCCATGACCCGCCACATCAAGCGTGGCGGCAAGGTCTGGATCAACATCTACCCGGACCGCCCCCTCACCAAGAAGCCCGCCGAGACCCGCATGGGTTCCGGTAAGGGTTCTCCTGAGTGGTGGATCGCCAACGTCAAGCCCGGACGTGTGATGTTCGAGCTGTCGTACCCCAACGAGAAGATCGCGCGCGAGGCCCTGACCCGTGCGGCCCACAAGCTGCCGATGAAGTGCAAGATCGTCAAGCGCGAGGCAGGTGAAGCGTGA
- the rpmC gene encoding 50S ribosomal protein L29 — MSAGTKASELRELGNEELLNKLREAKEELFNLRFQAATGQLENHGRLKAVRKDIARIYTLMRERELGIETVESA; from the coding sequence ATGTCGGCCGGTACCAAGGCGTCCGAGCTGCGCGAGCTGGGCAACGAGGAGCTCCTCAACAAGCTCCGCGAGGCCAAGGAAGAGCTGTTCAACCTCCGCTTCCAGGCGGCGACTGGGCAGCTCGAGAACCACGGTCGGCTCAAGGCCGTCCGCAAGGACATCGCGCGGATCTACACCCTGATGCGTGAGCGCGAGCTGGGCATCGAGACGGTGGAGAGCGCCTGA
- the rpsQ gene encoding 30S ribosomal protein S17, whose product MSESNVTEETKTDRGFRKTREGLVVSDKMDKTVVVAVEDRVKHALYGKVIRRTNKLKAHDEQNAAGVGDRVLLMETRPLSATKRWRVVEILEKAK is encoded by the coding sequence ATGAGCGAGAGCAACGTGACTGAAGAGACCAAGACGGACCGCGGTTTCCGCAAGACCCGTGAGGGTCTGGTCGTCAGCGACAAGATGGACAAGACCGTCGTCGTCGCCGTCGAGGACCGCGTCAAGCACGCGCTGTACGGCAAGGTCATCCGCCGTACGAACAAGCTCAAGGCGCACGACGAGCAGAACGCCGCGGGTGTCGGCGACCGTGTCCTCCTCATGGAGACCCGGCCGCTGTCCGCGACGAAGCGCTGGCGCGTCGTCGAGATCCTCGAGAAGGCCAAGTAA
- the rplN gene encoding 50S ribosomal protein L14 — translation MIQQESRLRVADNTGAKEILCIRVLGGSGRRYAGIGDVIVATVKDAIPGGNVKKGDVIKAVIVRTVKERRRPDGSYIRFDENAAVILKNDGDPRGTRIFGPVGRELREKKFMKIISLAPEVL, via the coding sequence GTGATCCAGCAGGAGTCGCGACTGCGTGTCGCCGACAACACTGGTGCGAAGGAGATCCTTTGCATCCGTGTGCTCGGTGGCTCCGGTCGCCGCTACGCGGGTATCGGTGACGTCATCGTCGCCACCGTCAAGGACGCGATCCCCGGCGGCAACGTGAAGAAGGGTGACGTCATCAAGGCGGTCATCGTTCGCACCGTCAAGGAGCGCCGCCGTCCGGACGGCTCGTACATCCGCTTCGACGAGAACGCCGCTGTCATTCTCAAGAACGACGGCGACCCTCGTGGCACCCGTATCTTCGGCCCGGTGGGCCGGGAGCTGCGCGAGAAGAAGTTCATGAAGATCATCTCGCTCGCGCCGGAGGTGCTGTAA
- the rplX gene encoding 50S ribosomal protein L24 → MKIKKGDLVQVITGKDKGKQGKVIAAFPREDRVLVEGVNRVKKHTKAGPTARGSQAGGIVTTEAPVHVSNVQLVVEKDGNKVVTRVGYRFDDEGNKIRVAKRTGEDI, encoded by the coding sequence ATGAAGATCAAGAAGGGCGACCTGGTCCAGGTCATCACCGGTAAGGACAAGGGCAAGCAGGGCAAGGTCATCGCGGCCTTCCCCCGCGAGGACCGTGTCCTGGTCGAGGGTGTCAACCGGGTCAAGAAGCACACCAAGGCCGGTCCGACGGCTCGCGGTTCGCAGGCCGGCGGCATCGTCACCACCGAGGCGCCGGTCCACGTCTCCAACGTCCAGCTGGTCGTGGAGAAGGACGGCAACAAGGTCGTGACCCGCGTCGGTTACCGCTTCGACGACGAAGGCAACAAGATCCGCGTTGCCAAGCGGACGGGTGAGGACATCTGA
- the rplE gene encoding 50S ribosomal protein L5, with protein sequence MTTTTSPRLKQKYREEITGKLRDEFKYENVMQIPGLVKIVVNMGVGDAARDSKLIEGAIRDLTTITGQKPAVTKARKSIAQFKLREGQPIGAHVTLRGDRMWEFLDRTLSLALPRIRDFRGLSPKQFDGRGNYTFGLTEQVMFHEIDQDKIDRTRGMDITVVTTATNDAEGRALLRHLGFPFKEA encoded by the coding sequence ATGACGACCACCACCAGCCCGCGTCTGAAGCAGAAGTACCGTGAGGAGATCACGGGCAAGCTGCGTGACGAGTTCAAGTACGAGAACGTCATGCAGATCCCCGGTCTCGTCAAGATCGTGGTCAACATGGGTGTGGGCGACGCCGCCCGCGACTCCAAGCTGATCGAGGGCGCCATCCGCGACCTCACCACGATCACCGGTCAGAAGCCGGCCGTCACCAAGGCCCGCAAGTCCATCGCGCAGTTCAAGCTGCGTGAGGGCCAGCCGATCGGTGCCCACGTCACGCTCCGTGGCGACCGCATGTGGGAGTTCCTGGACCGCACCCTGTCGCTCGCGCTGCCGCGCATCCGCGACTTCCGCGGCCTGTCCCCCAAGCAGTTCGACGGCCGTGGCAACTACACCTTCGGTCTCACGGAGCAGGTCATGTTCCACGAGATCGACCAGGACAAGATCGACCGCACCCGGGGTATGGACATCACCGTGGTGACCACGGCGACCAACGACGCTGAGGGCCGCGCGCTCCTTCGTCACCTCGGCTTCCCCTTCAAGGAGGCGTGA
- a CDS encoding type Z 30S ribosomal protein S14: MAKKALIAKAARKPKFGVRGYTRCQRCGRPHSVYRKFGLCRVCLREMAHRGELPGVTKSSW; the protein is encoded by the coding sequence ATGGCGAAGAAGGCTCTGATCGCTAAGGCTGCTCGCAAGCCCAAGTTCGGTGTGCGTGGCTACACCCGCTGCCAGCGCTGTGGCCGCCCGCACTCCGTGTACCGCAAGTTCGGCCTCTGCCGCGTGTGCCTTCGTGAGATGGCTCACCGTGGCGAGCTGCCGGGCGTGACCAAGAGCTCCTGGTAA
- the rpsH gene encoding 30S ribosomal protein S8, which yields MTMTDPIADMLTRLRNANSAYHDSVTMPASKIKSHIAEILQQEGFITGWKVEDAEVGKNLVLELKFGPNRERSIAGIKRISKPGLRVYAKSTNLPKVLGGLGVAIISTSHGLLTDKQAQKKGVGGEVLAYVW from the coding sequence ATGACCATGACTGATCCGATCGCAGACATGCTTACGCGTCTGCGGAACGCGAACTCGGCATACCACGACTCCGTGACGATGCCGGCATCGAAGATCAAGTCGCACATCGCGGAGATCCTCCAGCAGGAGGGCTTCATCACGGGCTGGAAGGTCGAGGACGCCGAGGTCGGCAAGAACCTCGTCCTGGAGCTGAAGTTCGGCCCCAACCGTGAGCGCTCCATCGCGGGCATCAAGCGGATCTCCAAGCCCGGTCTCCGGGTGTACGCGAAGTCCACCAACCTGCCGAAGGTTCTGGGCGGCCTGGGCGTGGCGATCATCTCCACGTCCCACGGTCTCCTGACCGACAAGCAGGCGCAGAAGAAGGGCGTGGGTGGGGAAGTCCTCGCCTACGTCTGGTAA
- the rplF gene encoding 50S ribosomal protein L6, which produces MSRIGKLPIPVPAGVDVTIDGRTVAVKGPKGELTHTVIAPIDIAKAEDGTLQVLRPNDERQSKALHGLSRTLVANMITGVTQGYVKKLEISGVGYRVVAKGSNLEFSLGYSHPILVEAPAGITFKVESPTRFSVEGIDKQKVGEVAANIRKLRKPDPYKAKGVKYEGEVIRRKVGKAGK; this is translated from the coding sequence ATGTCGCGTATCGGCAAGCTCCCCATCCCGGTTCCCGCCGGCGTGGACGTCACCATCGACGGCCGTACGGTCGCGGTCAAGGGCCCCAAGGGCGAACTGACCCACACCGTCATCGCGCCGATCGACATCGCGAAGGCCGAGGACGGCACCCTTCAGGTGCTCCGGCCCAACGACGAGCGGCAGAGCAAGGCCCTGCACGGCCTGTCCCGCACGCTGGTGGCGAACATGATCACCGGTGTGACCCAGGGATACGTCAAGAAGCTCGAAATCAGCGGTGTCGGTTACCGCGTCGTGGCCAAGGGCTCCAACCTGGAGTTCTCCCTGGGCTACAGCCACCCGATCCTGGTCGAGGCCCCCGCGGGCATCACCTTCAAGGTGGAGTCCCCGACCCGTTTCTCGGTCGAGGGCATCGACAAGCAGAAGGTCGGCGAGGTTGCGGCCAACATCCGCAAGCTGCGCAAGCCCGACCCGTACAAGGCCAAGGGCGTCAAGTACGAGGGCGAAGTCATCCGCCGCAAGGTCGGAAAGGCGGGTAAGTAA
- the rplR gene encoding 50S ribosomal protein L18, protein MAYGQKILKGDAYKRAAIKRRHIRIRKHINGTAERPRLVVTRSNRHIVAQVIDDIKGHTLASASTLDTSIRGGEGDKSAQAKQVGALVAERAKAAGVEAVVFDRGGNQYAGRIAALADAAREAGLKF, encoded by the coding sequence ATGGCATACGGACAGAAGATCCTTAAGGGCGACGCCTACAAGCGCGCCGCGATCAAGCGCCGCCACATCCGGATCCGTAAGCACATCAACGGTACGGCGGAGCGTCCGCGTCTGGTCGTTACCCGCTCGAACCGCCACATCGTGGCCCAGGTGATCGACGACATCAAGGGTCACACCCTGGCGTCGGCGTCCACCCTGGACACCTCGATCCGCGGTGGCGAGGGCGACAAGTCCGCGCAGGCCAAGCAGGTCGGCGCCCTGGTCGCCGAGCGTGCCAAGGCCGCCGGTGTCGAGGCCGTCGTGTTCGACCGTGGTGGAAACCAGTACGCGGGGCGCATCGCCGCCCTGGCGGACGCCGCCCGCGAGGCCGGACTCAAGTTCTGA
- the rpsE gene encoding 30S ribosomal protein S5 encodes MAGPQRRGGGAGGGERRDRKGRDGGNAAAEKTAYVERVVAINRVAKVVKGGRRFSFTALVVVGDGDGTVGVGYGKAKEVPAAIAKGVEEAKKHFFKVPRIQGTIPHPIQGEKAAGVVLLKPASPGTGVIAGGPVRAVLECAGIHDILSKSLGSDNAINIVHATVAALKGLQRPEEVAARRGLPLEDVAPAALLRARAGAGA; translated from the coding sequence ATGGCTGGACCCCAGCGCCGCGGTGGCGGTGCCGGTGGCGGCGAGCGGCGGGACCGGAAGGGTCGCGACGGTGGCAACGCCGCCGCCGAGAAGACCGCGTACGTTGAGCGCGTCGTCGCGATCAACCGCGTCGCCAAGGTTGTGAAGGGTGGTCGTCGCTTCAGCTTCACCGCGCTGGTCGTGGTAGGCGATGGTGACGGCACCGTGGGTGTCGGATACGGCAAGGCCAAGGAGGTGCCGGCCGCCATCGCCAAGGGTGTTGAGGAGGCCAAGAAGCACTTCTTCAAGGTCCCCCGCATCCAGGGCACCATCCCGCACCCCATCCAGGGTGAGAAGGCTGCCGGCGTCGTGCTGCTCAAGCCCGCGTCTCCGGGTACCGGTGTTATCGCCGGTGGTCCGGTGCGTGCCGTGCTCGAGTGCGCCGGTATCCACGACATCCTGTCGAAGTCGCTCGGCTCCGACAATGCGATCAACATCGTGCACGCGACCGTGGCGGCCCTCAAGGGCCTGCAGCGTCCCGAGGAGGTCGCGGCCCGCCGTGGTCTGCCGCTCGAGGACGTCGCCCCCGCGGCTCTTCTCCGTGCGCGTGCCGGGGCGGGTGCGTAA
- the rpmD gene encoding 50S ribosomal protein L30 gives MAQLKITQVKSYIGSKQNHRDTLRSLGLKGINTQVVKEDRPEFRGMVHTVRHLVTVEEVD, from the coding sequence ATGGCGCAGCTCAAGATTACGCAGGTCAAGTCCTACATCGGCAGCAAGCAGAACCACCGTGACACCCTGCGTTCCCTTGGTCTCAAGGGCATCAACACGCAGGTCGTCAAGGAGGACCGCCCCGAGTTCCGCGGCATGGTGCACACCGTCCGCCACCTCGTGACGGTCGAGGAGGTCGACTGA
- the rplO gene encoding 50S ribosomal protein L15: protein MAENNPLKIHNLRPAPGAKTAKTRVGRGEASKGKTAGRGTKGTKARYQVPERFEGGQMPLHMRLPKLKGFKNPFKTEFQVVNLDKLAALYPEGGEVTVEGLVAKGAVRKNSLVKVLGQGEITVALQVTVDAVSGSAKEKITAAGGSVTELV from the coding sequence ATGGCGGAGAACAACCCGCTCAAGATCCACAACCTCCGTCCCGCCCCGGGCGCCAAGACCGCCAAGACCCGTGTCGGTCGTGGTGAGGCGTCGAAGGGTAAGACGGCCGGTCGTGGTACCAAGGGCACGAAGGCCCGTTACCAGGTTCCGGAGCGCTTCGAGGGCGGGCAGATGCCCCTCCACATGCGCCTCCCGAAGCTGAAGGGCTTCAAGAACCCGTTCAAGACCGAGTTCCAGGTCGTGAACCTCGACAAGCTGGCCGCGCTCTACCCCGAGGGTGGCGAGGTCACCGTCGAGGGTCTGGTGGCCAAGGGGGCCGTTCGCAAGAACAGCCTCGTCAAGGTCCTCGGCCAGGGCGAGATCACCGTGGCGCTGCAGGTGACGGTTGACGCCGTCTCCGGCTCCGCCAAGGAGAAGATCACCGCCGCCGGCGGTTCCGTCACCGAGCTCGTCTGA
- the secY gene encoding preprotein translocase subunit SecY: protein MLTAFARAFKTPDLRKKLLFTLGIIVVYRVGTHVPIPGVDYRNVQTCIDNAQANQGIFGLVNMFSGGALLQITIFALGIMPYITASIILQLLTVVIPRLEALKKEGQAGTAKITQYTRYLTIALAILQGTGLVATARSGALFQGCPVASQIVPDQSIFVTITMVITMTAGTAAVMWLGELITDRGIGNGMSILMFISIAATFPSALWAIKTQGSLAGGWIEFGTVILVGLVMVGLVVFVEQAQRRVPVQYAKRMIGRRSYGGTSTYIPLKVNQAGVIPVIFASSLLYIPALIAQFAGGTSGWKTWIEQHFVKGDHPYYIATYFLLIVFFAFFYVAISFNPEEVADNMKKYGGFIPGIRAGRPTAEYLSYVLNRITWPGSLYLGLIALVPTMALVGFGANQNFPFGGTSILIIVGVGLETVKQIESQLQQRNYEGFLR from the coding sequence GTGCTCACCGCGTTCGCCCGGGCGTTCAAGACGCCCGACCTGCGCAAGAAGCTGCTCTTCACGCTCGGCATCATCGTGGTCTACCGGGTCGGTACGCACGTACCGATCCCAGGCGTCGATTACCGGAACGTCCAGACCTGTATCGACAACGCCCAGGCCAACCAGGGAATCTTCGGCCTGGTCAACATGTTCAGCGGTGGCGCGCTGCTGCAGATCACGATCTTCGCGCTGGGCATCATGCCGTACATCACGGCGAGCATCATTCTGCAGCTGCTGACTGTGGTGATCCCGCGTCTGGAAGCCCTGAAGAAGGAGGGCCAGGCCGGTACGGCGAAGATCACGCAGTACACCCGTTACCTGACGATCGCCCTCGCCATCCTTCAGGGCACCGGCCTCGTCGCCACCGCCCGCAGCGGCGCTCTCTTCCAGGGCTGCCCGGTGGCCAGCCAGATCGTCCCGGACCAGTCGATCTTCGTCACCATCACCATGGTCATCACCATGACCGCCGGTACGGCTGCCGTGATGTGGCTCGGTGAGCTCATCACCGACCGCGGCATCGGCAACGGCATGTCGATCCTGATGTTCATCTCGATCGCCGCCACCTTCCCGTCCGCCCTGTGGGCCATCAAGACGCAGGGCTCCCTGGCCGGCGGCTGGATCGAGTTCGGCACGGTCATCCTGGTCGGCCTTGTCATGGTCGGCCTGGTGGTCTTCGTCGAGCAGGCCCAGCGCCGCGTCCCGGTGCAGTACGCCAAGCGCATGATCGGCCGCCGCTCGTACGGCGGTACGTCCACGTACATCCCGTTGAAGGTGAACCAGGCGGGTGTGATCCCCGTCATCTTCGCCTCGTCGCTGCTCTACATCCCGGCGCTGATCGCTCAGTTCGCCGGAGGCACCTCGGGCTGGAAGACCTGGATCGAGCAACACTTCGTCAAGGGCGACCACCCGTATTACATCGCCACGTACTTCCTGCTGATCGTTTTCTTCGCGTTCTTCTACGTGGCGATCTCGTTCAACCCCGAGGAAGTCGCCGACAACATGAAGAAGTATGGTGGCTTCATCCCGGGCATCCGGGCTGGCCGGCCGACCGCTGAGTACCTGTCGTACGTGCTCAACCGGATCACCTGGCCGGGTTCGCTGTATCTGGGTCTGATCGCTCTCGTACCGACGATGGCGTTGGTTGGTTTCGGGGCAAATCAGAACTTCCCGTTCGGTGGGACGAGCATCCTGATCATCGTGGGTGTCGGTCTCGAGACGGTGAAGCAGATCGAGAGCCAGCTCCAGCAGCGCAATTACGAAGGGTTCCTCCGCTGA
- a CDS encoding adenylate kinase, whose translation MRIVLVGPPGAGKGTQAAFLAKNLSIPHISTGDLFRANISRQTELGKLAKSYMDAGNLVPDEVTIAMAKDRMEQPDAENGFLLDGFPRNVSQAEALDELLETESMQLDAVLDLEVPEDEVVKRIAGRRICRNDSSHVFHVTYKQPAKDGVCDVCGGELYQRDDDSEETVRTRLEVYHTQTEPIIDYYKAQGLVVTISALGKVEDVTTRAMEALKRGEGDK comes from the coding sequence ATGCGTATCGTCCTCGTCGGGCCGCCGGGCGCCGGTAAGGGAACGCAGGCCGCGTTCCTGGCCAAGAACCTGTCGATCCCGCACATCTCCACGGGCGACCTGTTCCGGGCCAACATCAGCCGGCAGACGGAACTCGGCAAACTGGCGAAGTCCTACATGGACGCGGGCAACCTGGTGCCCGACGAGGTCACGATCGCGATGGCGAAGGACCGCATGGAGCAGCCGGACGCCGAGAACGGTTTCCTGCTGGACGGCTTCCCCCGCAACGTGTCGCAGGCCGAGGCGCTCGACGAGCTGCTCGAGACCGAGAGTATGCAGCTCGACGCGGTGCTGGACCTGGAGGTCCCCGAGGACGAGGTGGTCAAGCGCATCGCCGGCCGCCGCATCTGCCGCAACGACTCCTCGCACGTCTTCCACGTGACGTACAAGCAGCCGGCCAAGGACGGCGTCTGCGACGTCTGCGGCGGCGAGCTGTACCAGCGGGACGACGACTCCGAGGAGACGGTCCGCACGCGGTTGGAGGTCTACCACACGCAGACCGAGCCGATCATCGACTACTACAAGGCCCAGGGCCTGGTGGTCACGATCTCGGCGCTCGGCAAGGTGGAGGACGTCACGACGCGCGCCATGGAGGCGCTGAAGCGTGGCGAGGGCGACAAGTAG
- the map gene encoding type I methionyl aminopeptidase → MVQIKSPEQIAKMREAGLVVAAIHAATREAAVPGATTKDLDEVARKVLAEHNAKPNFLGYGGFPATICTSVNEVVVHGIPSDDVVLKDGDVISIDCGAIIDGWHGDAAFTAFVGSGHAPELVELSRVTEESMWAGIAAMKQGNRLVDVSRAIETYIRRQPKPGGGKYGIIEDYGGHGIGTEMHMDPHLLNYVDRRRGKGPKLVPGFCLAIEPMVSLGTPKTEVLQDDWTVITTDGTWSSHWEHSVALTEEGPLVLTSPDGGKAKLAELGIVAAPDPLG, encoded by the coding sequence ATGGTGCAGATCAAGAGCCCCGAGCAGATCGCCAAGATGCGTGAGGCAGGGCTGGTCGTCGCCGCCATTCACGCGGCGACCCGTGAGGCCGCCGTACCCGGGGCCACGACGAAGGATCTGGACGAGGTCGCCCGCAAGGTCCTCGCCGAGCACAACGCCAAGCCGAACTTCCTCGGCTACGGCGGCTTCCCGGCGACGATCTGCACGTCGGTGAACGAGGTCGTCGTCCACGGCATCCCGTCCGACGACGTCGTCCTCAAGGACGGGGACGTCATCTCCATCGACTGCGGCGCGATCATCGACGGCTGGCACGGCGACGCCGCCTTCACGGCCTTCGTGGGCTCCGGTCACGCCCCGGAGCTGGTCGAGCTCTCCCGGGTGACCGAGGAGTCGATGTGGGCCGGCATCGCGGCCATGAAGCAGGGCAACCGCCTGGTCGACGTCTCCCGGGCCATCGAGACGTACATCCGCCGCCAGCCCAAGCCCGGCGGCGGCAAGTACGGGATCATCGAGGACTACGGCGGCCACGGCATCGGCACCGAGATGCACATGGACCCGCACCTGCTGAACTACGTCGACCGGCGGCGCGGCAAGGGCCCGAAGCTGGTGCCCGGGTTCTGCCTCGCGATCGAGCCGATGGTGTCCCTGGGGACGCCGAAGACGGAGGTTCTCCAGGACGACTGGACCGTCATCACGACGGACGGTACGTGGTCGTCCCACTGGGAGCACTCGGTGGCGCTGACGGAGGAGGGCCCGCTGGTGCTGACGTCTCCCGACGGGGGGAAGGCGAAGCTCGCCGAGCTGGGGATCGTGGCCGCGCCGGATCCGCTGGGCTGA
- the infA gene encoding translation initiation factor IF-1, with translation MAKKQGAIEIEGTVVESLPNAMFKVELQNGHQVLAHISGKMRMHYIRILPDDRVVVELSPYDLTRGRIVYRYK, from the coding sequence GTGGCCAAGAAGCAAGGTGCCATCGAGATCGAGGGCACTGTCGTCGAGTCTCTTCCGAACGCCATGTTCAAGGTCGAGCTCCAGAACGGCCACCAGGTCCTGGCACACATCAGCGGCAAGATGCGCATGCACTACATCCGCATCCTCCCTGACGACCGGGTCGTGGTGGAGCTGTCTCCGTACGACCTGACGCGTGGCCGGATCGTCTACCGCTACAAGTAG
- the rpmJ gene encoding 50S ribosomal protein L36, with translation MKVKPSVKKICDKCRVIRRHGRVMVICDNPRHKQRQG, from the coding sequence ATGAAGGTCAAGCCGAGCGTCAAGAAGATCTGCGACAAGTGCAGGGTGATCCGCCGTCACGGCCGGGTCATGGTCATCTGCGACAACCCGCGCCACAAGCAGCGCCAGGGCTGA
- the rpsM gene encoding 30S ribosomal protein S13: MARVSGVDIPREKRVEIALTYVFGIGRTLSQQTLAATGVDPNTRVRDLSEEQLVAIREYVDNNIKTEGDLRREVQADIRRKVEIGTYQGLRHRRGLPVRGQRTSTNARTRKGPRRAIAGKKKPGKK, translated from the coding sequence ATGGCACGCGTTTCCGGTGTTGACATCCCGCGCGAAAAGCGCGTGGAGATCGCCCTCACCTATGTGTTCGGCATCGGCCGGACCCTCTCGCAGCAGACGCTGGCCGCCACCGGCGTCGACCCGAACACCCGCGTTCGCGACCTCTCCGAGGAGCAGCTCGTCGCGATCCGCGAGTACGTCGACAACAACATCAAGACCGAGGGTGACCTCCGTCGCGAGGTCCAGGCCGACATCCGCCGCAAGGTCGAGATCGGTACCTACCAGGGCCTGCGTCACCGTCGCGGCCTGCCCGTCCGCGGTCAGCGCACCAGCACGAACGCCCGTACCCGCAAGGGCCCGCGTCGCGCCATCGCCGGCAAGAAGAAGCCGGGCAAGAAGTAG
- the rpsK gene encoding 30S ribosomal protein S11, whose amino-acid sequence MPPKGRQGAAKKVRRKEKKNVAHGHAHIKSTFNNTIVSITDPSGNVISWASAGHVGFKGSRKSTPFAAQMAAESAARRAQEHGMRKVDVFVKGPGSGRETAIRSLQATGLEVGSIQDVTPTPHNGCRPPKRRRV is encoded by the coding sequence ATGCCCCCCAAGGGTCGTCAGGGCGCTGCCAAGAAGGTGCGCCGCAAGGAAAAGAAGAACGTCGCTCACGGCCACGCGCACATCAAGAGCACGTTCAACAACACGATCGTCTCGATCACGGACCCGTCCGGCAACGTGATCTCCTGGGCCTCCGCCGGCCACGTCGGCTTCAAGGGCTCCCGGAAGTCCACGCCGTTCGCCGCGCAGATGGCCGCCGAGTCGGCTGCCCGCCGCGCTCAGGAGCACGGCATGCGCAAGGTCGACGTGTTCGTGAAGGGCCCGGGTTCCGGTCGTGAGACCGCGATCCGCTCCCTGCAGGCCACGGGCCTCGAGGTCGGCTCCATCCAGGACGTCACCCCGACCCCGCACAACGGCTGCCGTCCGCCGAAGCGCCGCCGCGTCTGA
- a CDS encoding DNA-directed RNA polymerase subunit alpha, whose protein sequence is MLIAQRPSLTEEVVDEFRSRFVIEPLEPGFGYTLGNSLRRTLLSSIPGAAVTSIRIDGVLHEFTTVPGVKEDVTDLILNIKQLVVSSEHDEPVVMYLRKQGPGLVTAADIAPPAGVEVHNPDLVLATLNGKGKLEMELTVERGRGYVSAVQNKQVGQEIGRIPVDSIYSPVLKVTYKVEATRVEQRTDFDKLIVDVETKQAMRPRDAMASAGKTLVELFGLARELNIDAEGIDMGPSPTDAALAADLALPIEELELTVRSYNCLKREGIHSVGELVARSEADLLDIRNFGAKSIDEVKAKLAGMGLALKDSPPGFDPTAAADAFGADDDADAGFVETEQY, encoded by the coding sequence ATGCTGATCGCTCAGCGTCCCTCGTTGACCGAAGAGGTCGTCGACGAATTCCGCTCCCGGTTCGTGATCGAGCCGCTGGAGCCGGGCTTCGGTTACACCCTCGGCAACTCCCTGCGCCGGACCCTCCTCTCCTCGATCCCGGGTGCGGCGGTCACGTCCATCCGCATCGACGGCGTGCTGCACGAGTTCACCACCGTGCCGGGCGTCAAGGAGGACGTCACCGACCTCATCCTCAACATCAAGCAGCTGGTCGTCTCCTCGGAGCACGACGAGCCGGTCGTGATGTACCTGCGCAAGCAGGGCCCGGGTCTGGTCACCGCCGCCGACATCGCGCCCCCGGCCGGTGTCGAGGTGCACAACCCCGACCTCGTCCTCGCCACGCTCAACGGCAAGGGCAAGCTGGAGATGGAGCTGACGGTCGAGCGTGGCCGCGGTTACGTCTCCGCCGTGCAGAACAAGCAGGTCGGCCAGGAGATCGGCCGGATCCCGGTCGACTCGATCTACTCGCCGGTGCTCAAGGTCACGTACAAGGTCGAGGCCACGCGTGTCGAGCAGCGGACCGACTTCGACAAGCTGATCGTCGACGTCGAGACCAAGCAGGCCATGCGTCCGCGTGACGCCATGGCGTCGGCCGGTAAGACCCTGGTCGAGCTGTTCGGTCTGGCCCGCGAGCTCAACATCGACGCCGAGGGCATCGACATGGGCCCGTCCCCCACGGACGCCGCCCTGGCCGCCGATCTGGCGCTGCCGATCGAGGAGCTCGAGCTCACCGTTCGGTCGTACAACTGCCTCAAGCGTGAGGGCATCCACTCCGTGGGTGAGCTCGTCGCGCGTTCCGAGGCGGACCTGCTCGACATTCGCAACTTCGGTGCGAAGTCCATTGACGAGGTCAAGGCCAAGCTCGCGGGTATGGGGCTTGCGCTGAAGGACTCGCCTCCCGGGTTCGACCCGACCGCCGCCGCGGACGCGTTCGGCGCGGACGACGACGCGGACGCGGGCTTTGTGGAGACCGAGCAGTACTAA